The genomic window tgatttggcattctgataaacaataaactacaagctaccaccttttcagaatgccaaatcatacaATCATACTCGTTTTTAATACACAGCGCTATTATTAGACTAGTTTCTGAATAAGCTCTCTAAGATACAATTTCCTGTTTCTCCTTGAATAAATAGAAAAGCTTATTTATGGGTTAGCTCCACAACTTATGCAAGTAACCTAATGCTTTGCAAGAGAATTTAACTACTACTAAAACTGAGAGACATCGACGCTTAATAGAAGAGATaaggtaaattaaatattaagacTACATTGGAAATGTTTTAGTATCAacactgatattttttttagttagtaGGAATTGGCTCCCTGCGAAGGAAGACCTGAAGATGCGACACCTGCTGAAGTCTAACACTGATTTTTAGATGCAGAAAGTGTTAATTGGTTGAGATTGTGTCCTTATTTTGATGGCTGGTAGGATCAttgcttataatttttttatatgaatttcaattataattataattgattaaGTTAAACAGTtacaaaaaatagttttaagatATACAACGATTCACATAAAGTATTaggaagaaataaaaataattataattttgtcatTGCCGGTAACATAGGTTcatataaatttgaaataaaagatAGTAAGGTACATACTTAACTCATACTTCCAGTACTAGTGAACATAATACATCCAAAACAGCCGGGTGTgaagtgaatttttttttgttatgaattCGATATAACTTCAACCGCgtgtttatttaatcaataatgGCTGTATTGCAATTAACTTCTTCGATACTCCATGAGATATTTCTCTTGGGGTTTGTCAGCTTACTCTTAGTATACGTTTGGTTCAAATATAGGTTTACGTACTGGGCCAGAAAAGGGGTACAAGGTCCTAGGCCGGAGTTCCCGTTCGGAAATGTAAGACAAGTTATCCAGCGAAAGCAGCAATTCTTCCAGCCATTCTGTGACacttattttcaatttaaaaagttgcCGTATGTCGGAGTATATTCCTTCCACACACCAGTACTATGTATTAACGATCCGGATCTAGCAAAgcacattataataaaagattttgacCATTTCCAATCGCATGGGATATTCTCAAGTGCAAGTGTTGGCGAGCCTCTAGGGGGACATCTTTTCAATATAGCTGGACCAAAATGGAGAAACATTCGTACGAAAATTTCACCAGCATTCACGCCGGTAAAACTTAAGTCGTTTTTCCCCTTAGTAGAGAAAATAGCATCCCAAGCGGTCGAATATGGTGACGCACACTATGCTGAAGGAAAACCTGTTGACTTCTCAGAGTTTTATGCAAAATACGCTATGGAAATCGTTGGTAGTGTAGGGTTTGGTGTTGAAAATGATGGGTTGAAAAAGGAAACCGAGTTCTATCAGCGAGgaaacgaatattttgtaccaAAATCTATATATTGGTAAGTGCTCGTGTTGAATTGTTTACTTCTATTTGGAAGTATTACCTTATTTGGAATGATTAAGAAACTAAATCATGAACtcgtgtatattttgtttggaaatttttaaaagttatgaaATTTCCAAATAGTTCTTGttttgcaaaaatatttaaatactatcATAAGTATGAATTTTacatcataatttaattgtagaaTCGTTTTTATAGGGTCGTGACTAACTTTTTATTGGgtaatatacaattttgattttaaatcccatatctatatataaaatgtggAATGAAAAAGCCAAGAAATACAAATTCTGTGTTTTTACAAATCACCTTATAAGTAAatctaatagtaataatatgtaattagcACCGATgattgtttatacatattaataactttataagATGATCAAAAAGTATAGTAATCTatacgtataaataaaaaagtaaataagtatttatacgTATAAGTGGTTTTCTAGATTGATTTTACTCATcatgatttaaattttcaggACAGTAATAAGGGCCATATCGTTTTTCGCTCCcgatattttcaaaaaaatggGAGTGAACCGAACAAATCCCGCCATTAATAACTTCTTTTACGGTCTCGTCAAAGACACGGTTAGTTTTCGAGAGAAAAACAACTATTATAGAAACGACTTCCTGCAAACGCTTATAGAACTACAGAAAAGTGAAAGCGAAAAACAAGGTTAGTATTGAAAATACGACAAATTCTCATTAAACTCCATGTGTCTAAGCCGCTAATGCAACGGgtattaaatatgatttttgcTTTCAAATATTGAGCGCATATTCTTGAGTTTTTTGATCGGTATAAACAGGTTTCCCCTATTAAGAAAAGTGTAAATTCTCTTCCAGTTGGCAATGGATCAAACCAATTTACGTTTACTGACGTAGCAGCAAACACCATGCTCTACATGTTCGCTGGCTACGAGACATCTGCTACTACGGGAATGTTCGCTGCCTACGAAATGGCGCGTAACCCTCAAGTACAGGACAAGGTCAGGCAGGAAGTACAAACGGTCCTCGCAAAATACAACGGACAATTCACTTACGAAGCCCAAAACGAAATGACCTATATGAATATGGTGCTAGATggtaattttttactattttctgTACTTAATAAAGGCGAGAAATAGAAAATGTTGATGTTATCCTCAGAAATTTTTTAATGGTAGTTTTAGTGGCTTGAGCGTGCGATCTCActtctgaggtcgtaggttcgaaccccggctgtacacTTATGGGCTTTctgtatatatagatataccaTTTAAAACGCGTTTGTACGGTAAACCATTATGAGGAAACCAGTATGGCTTAGagccaaaaatttatttatttaaaaaataaatgatcacgaaacaaaGAAATCTACCAATGCAGCGCCACTCATtactaaattattgttttttcctGAGACTATGTACTTCTATATACTtcatattttaactaaaacattATATGCAGAAACAATGCGTAAACATCCACCACTACGTGCACTATTCCGGAGATGCAACAAAGACTACAAACTCCCGGACTCTGACTTAGTAATTGAAAATGGTACCTTGGTATTTGTACCAATTCAGTCAATACAAATGGACCCAGATATTTTTGAAGATCCAGAAAGATTCGACCCAGAGCGATTCGCGCCTGAGAAGAAAGCTAAAATGCATCCTTGTATTTGGATGCCATTTGGCGAAGGTCCACGGAAATGTCtaggtaaattttattttaacacacatacaataatatagaccagtgcgacctcaggaatgagagtcgtaGGGACGATCCCTGgccgtgcaccaatgaactttctttctatgtgcgcatttaacattcgctcgaacggtgaaggaaaacatcgtgaggaaaccggcttgtccaaaaagtcgacggcgtgcctCAGACACAGGTGGTTGATCACCTAtttcctattagattaacaaataatcatgaaacagatacagaaatctgaggcacagacggttgtagcgtcactgatttattttaaacatgcaataaatacaaaattaatcgTTTTATGACCCtctctattataaataaaaaactgacGTGCTTCATAATTTCAAAGACCATCTTGCATCGTAATAATTGAATGACGTCAAGAAAGAAACAATTAAACGCTATCAATCGGTcggatataaaaaattgtatttttacgaATTGCGCATATATAAAAACGTTTAATGTTCTGTTTAACAATGCTGAACAAATTGTTGTGTTTATGACGTAGAGAATTATCCACTTTTCTTCTTAATCACCCGATTATCTTAATtggttattaaattaattaccatAACTGTTAATCGTAAGTTATGATACAGTTAATGTACGCATGCaatgataaaaacatttatattatttaatagtgtttaggataaaaaaaattggagaTGGCACGCCGTTTGCGGCTTTCCTAACTAATATTAACACATCATCGTTGCCTGTATTACTCCTACGCATTTAATTATGAACttgtctaaaataaattatttttacaggtTTACGTCAAGGGTATATTCAGTCGAAGATGGCTCTTgtgaaattattaacaaaatatgaatTCACTTTACATGAGAAAACCATTGAGCCACTTCAAATTAAGCCAACATCATTGGCTTGTGCTGCAGAGGGAGGTGTATGGATAAACTTAAAACCTCTAGAAACCGCGTGCAAGTGAATGcgtacaatataataacgattTTGGTAACTTATTCACAAAAACTACATCGATTTTATTGCGTTCTTTCTGGCAATTTGTTTGcgctgtgataaaaagagatTTTCTTAGTGCAATAGGATTGGTTTAGTTTATATGAATAAGATAGTTGTGTATTTTAGTTGGCACAATGtttggttttaatttgttacgaaaattgttaattaccaaaaatctattttacaattacaattGAATAGTAGGATTAACTTTTAGAATAAGGATTAGAATGGAAACTTTTCTACATTCCTATTTTTCGGCAACATACCAAATATATCAAATGTTTTGCTGGTCTTGTAGTTACTATATAGGTCTGGACTATTTCATtgtcattaaatataatttattaaattgtgttttatttgatcACAAAATTTAGTATAGCAGTACGAAATATTACTATTCTCCATTGGAACTCTTTGCAATATAAGaacagtattttaatttaaataatttagtttttaattataactaaatttGTCAAATCGGTGCCGAGAAATgcttaaatttaacatttaaatccGTTAAACTCTTAGTTTAACAACTGTATTAAGCAAGAGATTGTTGGTCTtgtataaataactttaataaatcaagGCTATTATTTGGCAATTTACTCGTTAACCATGAAACAAACCGCACGCGTACTTCACTTAATTGTGTAAACAATCATAATAGTGACTTAATATAACCTTTTATAAATTGGAAAGACTAAAGACACTAGACTAATATTGATGTATTAAGACTTTGGATGAAggaatgttattaatatttataaaacatactaaaaattcaataaagaaCTACCCATTAATTTAGTTTGCGATTGTAAAGTGCGAGTCAGCTAAGAGAGTGTTGGGGTTTAGCCGTAGATGAAAAACATTCaacctatttatattttataagtctggtttataaacataacaatacCGTCTGCTACATTGTGGAGGTGGACCAATGCATTAAAtgatataattaatgaaataattctaATCTTGTTTCTCTTTCTTAGTTTGTGTCTCTTTTTCCAAATTAAGTTTAGTATCGGAATTCATAATACTCGTTTTTGATTCTATTTGAACTTTAACAGATGGATCGCGTTGTTTCTTATGCGTTTGAGTTGCAGTATTTTTCAAACTTGACTTCTTTGTTTTAGCTGAATCTTTACTTGTGCTAGGAACACCTAACTCAGGTTGGTCACTTGTAGATTCCTGTTTTCCTTCGTCACTTTGATTTTCCAGTTTTGAGGTTGGGTTTTCGTAAAGAATATTAAGTCTGCTTTTTAATGCCCGTTTAAGATCCACCGCCGCCTCTTCAGCTTCTTTTATGTCAAGCAAAGCTCGTGTCTTGTCCCGGTCCGCGAGTACTAGACGAGAAGTTATTTTTTCCTGGCCATATTGTCGTACAATTCTCAGTAAGCTGCTGTCAGAATCGAGTGAACTGACACTGCTGGATAAACTAAGAAATGGAGATGTTTCGGTTACATCAGCAACAATGTTATACAACAATTGCGTTATGAATGTATGTTCTCTGCAAACTTTGCTGTAAATTTCATTCATTTCAAGTTTCCTTTTTTCAACAGGAACTAAAGCCATTTCGGAATTCTTTGAAGAGCCATCGGAAAGATATAGCTGGTCACCAAAATCTGATAGACTTGATTCGGATCCTAGAAGTCTCTTCGAAATTAAGTATTCCTTCTGGAAATGAACTTTCGTGCTGTTTTTGGATGCTGAAGTGGATACTGGCATCCCCCAAAGATCAGGAGATATTGTTCGAATGTGCGTTTCATTTTTTTCCTGAGAAAAAGGCAGATATAAGAGTCTTAGTATAACATGTCCAAAAGCTCAGTTTACAAGTTGTTTATGGAAACATTTAGATAAatgtaatagaaaataagACATAATGGGTGAGATTACCGCTTTCATACTTgaattacatttacatttgaataacaagtttaaaaaagaagttaatAACCAGAAATTTATCAATGTTCCCGGTAAGTTCAGCTTTGACACGAACAAGTTGGAAATCGATCGCCAGCAACACTCGAAATAGAGCTAGAAGTGCTGACAGCACCCAACAAGCTGTATGTAGCCATGCAGAGAGGATGGTTAGATGGGTTGCTTGATAGACCCCACGAATACGCCGCTCATATACCAGCGTTGCAACATTCACCGTATACGTGCAGCTACAATACAAAACACCTTTACTGAAAACTgtaatatcatatttttttaaatacttagttaaaaaatactatgtgaAATGATATGCATGACTATTGGGTATATAGGGTAGGTTGGTACAGGAgggaaaattttatttaaatttgttatttttttctccATCGCTTGTTGACGTTCCAATCGGATGAGAAAttctctaaaataaaataaaaatatgttgtttttttttcactgtTAAAATTTTCGTTTAGAGATCGATATTAGTAGTTGCCTTGTCGGTCGTATGC from Pieris napi chromosome 12, ilPieNapi1.2, whole genome shotgun sequence includes these protein-coding regions:
- the LOC125054703 gene encoding uncharacterized protein LOC125054703 isoform X2, giving the protein MSSLCIYTSVVTHYGLHDLCMKLSEITGSTTCTYTVNVATLVYERRIRGVYQATHLTILSAWLHTACWVLSALLALFRVLLAIDFQLVRVKAELTGNIDKFLEKNETHIRTISPDLWGMPVSTSASKNSTKVHFQKEYLISKRLLGSESSLSDFGDQLYLSDGSSKNSEMALVPVEKRKLEMNEIYSKVCREHTFITQLLYNIVADVTETSPFLSLSSSVSSLDSDSSLLRIVRQYGQEKITSRLVLADRDKTRALLDIKEAEEAAVDLKRALKSRLNILYENPTSKLENQSDEGKQESTSDQPELGVPSTSKDSAKTKKSSLKNTATQTHKKQRDPSVKVQIESKTSIMNSDTKLNLEKETQTKKEKQD
- the LOC125054703 gene encoding uncharacterized protein LOC125054703 isoform X1, which gives rise to MERITLYEEYKFIEKSETEVYSIWKGAHLLLFFLAFVFGSFCTFCFHMLMYLFDEKCVLFPKLLSLTSLRQNIIYEFIPEDKVKAEMLPVDFVSTQWVEKSACYLPTYVPLVSGIFGLVWTTMFLMCSAGSRVLTGLQRPWRILPPVFVFSLAMSSLCIYTSVVTHYGLHDLCMKLSEITGSTTCTYTVNVATLVYERRIRGVYQATHLTILSAWLHTACWVLSALLALFRVLLAIDFQLVRVKAELTGNIDKFLEKNETHIRTISPDLWGMPVSTSASKNSTKVHFQKEYLISKRLLGSESSLSDFGDQLYLSDGSSKNSEMALVPVEKRKLEMNEIYSKVCREHTFITQLLYNIVADVTETSPFLSLSSSVSSLDSDSSLLRIVRQYGQEKITSRLVLADRDKTRALLDIKEAEEAAVDLKRALKSRLNILYENPTSKLENQSDEGKQESTSDQPELGVPSTSKDSAKTKKSSLKNTATQTHKKQRDPSVKVQIESKTSIMNSDTKLNLEKETQTKKEKQD
- the LOC125054705 gene encoding probable cytochrome P450 6a13 encodes the protein MAVLQLTSSILHEIFLLGFVSLLLVYVWFKYRFTYWARKGVQGPRPEFPFGNVRQVIQRKQQFFQPFCDTYFQFKKLPYVGVYSFHTPVLCINDPDLAKHIIIKDFDHFQSHGIFSSASVGEPLGGHLFNIAGPKWRNIRTKISPAFTPVKLKSFFPLVEKIASQAVEYGDAHYAEGKPVDFSEFYAKYAMEIVGSVGFGVENDGLKKETEFYQRGNEYFVPKSIYWTVIRAISFFAPDIFKKMGVNRTNPAINNFFYGLVKDTVSFREKNNYYRNDFLQTLIELQKSESEKQVGNGSNQFTFTDVAANTMLYMFAGYETSATTGMFAAYEMARNPQVQDKVRQEVQTVLAKYNGQFTYEAQNEMTYMNMVLDETMRKHPPLRALFRRCNKDYKLPDSDLVIENGTLVFVPIQSIQMDPDIFEDPERFDPERFAPEKKAKMHPCIWMPFGEGPRKCLGLRQGYIQSKMALVKLLTKYEFTLHEKTIEPLQIKPTSLACAAEGGVWINLKPLETACK